One segment of Streptosporangium brasiliense DNA contains the following:
- a CDS encoding ester cyclase, whose translation MSVLKRVIAVAATTACLSIGVAAAAQAGVSVSPRPQSAHSDQRWAWSLVDRSHGLVRPEHITVDRSIGTRRARTAVHLAQQLYTFWNTGQAKYLHAAVSPNFRDNTLPEGRPQGPAGPASASKNFRAAVPDLTCELSDLLVTGDKITARLVFRGHFTGTFDGKEGQGQKVEFNAIDIQHVSGDRIVEDWHIEDNQTLMAQLDAPAAR comes from the coding sequence ATGTCCGTTCTCAAGCGTGTCATCGCAGTCGCCGCGACCACGGCCTGCCTCTCCATCGGAGTCGCCGCGGCAGCTCAGGCCGGCGTCTCCGTCTCTCCGCGGCCCCAATCCGCACATTCCGACCAGCGGTGGGCATGGAGCCTGGTCGACCGGTCCCACGGGCTCGTGCGCCCCGAGCACATCACCGTGGATCGCTCCATCGGCACCCGCCGGGCCCGTACCGCCGTGCACCTGGCCCAGCAGCTCTACACCTTCTGGAACACCGGCCAGGCCAAGTATCTGCACGCCGCCGTCAGCCCGAACTTCCGGGACAACACCCTGCCCGAGGGCCGCCCGCAGGGCCCGGCCGGACCGGCGTCCGCCTCCAAGAACTTCCGCGCCGCCGTACCCGACCTGACCTGCGAGCTGTCGGACCTGCTGGTGACCGGCGACAAGATCACCGCACGGCTGGTCTTCCGCGGTCACTTCACCGGCACCTTCGACGGCAAGGAGGGACAGGGCCAGAAGGTGGAGTTCAACGCCATCGACATCCAGCACGTCAGCGGCGATCGCATCGTCGAGGACTGGCACATCGAGGACAACCAGACCCTGATGGCCCAGCTGGACGCGCCCGCGGCACGCTGA
- a CDS encoding SDR family NAD(P)-dependent oxidoreductase — MDLQLDDAVVIVTGASAGIGRAAVALLAAEGATVVGVARDPRGLERLAPTVVGIAADLTEPESARRIADAVLERYGRIDGLINNLGGLDARTGFLQVTDEQWKATFDLNLHTAVRMTKAVLPALLRQGGSLVHVTSEAARLPDVPLVDYAAAKAALLSVSKTLAVEYGRDGVRSNVVSPGPTRTRLWDAPGGFADQLAEQFGLDREQAIEHFVGQVRRLPTARLGTPEDVARVIVFLLSPLMAQVTGAEWAVDGGALRQI, encoded by the coding sequence ATGGATCTACAGCTCGACGATGCCGTCGTCATCGTGACAGGAGCCTCCGCGGGCATCGGCAGGGCGGCTGTGGCCCTGCTGGCAGCCGAAGGGGCCACGGTCGTCGGCGTCGCGCGTGACCCGCGAGGGCTGGAGCGGCTCGCGCCCACGGTCGTGGGGATCGCGGCCGACCTCACCGAACCGGAGTCCGCGCGGCGGATCGCCGATGCCGTGCTGGAACGGTACGGCCGCATCGACGGACTGATCAACAACCTCGGCGGTCTTGACGCCCGTACCGGGTTCCTGCAGGTGACCGACGAACAGTGGAAGGCCACCTTCGACCTCAACCTGCACACCGCGGTCCGGATGACCAAGGCCGTCCTGCCCGCCCTGCTGCGCCAGGGCGGCAGTCTGGTGCACGTGACCAGCGAGGCGGCCCGGCTGCCGGACGTGCCGCTGGTGGACTACGCGGCGGCCAAAGCCGCGCTGCTGTCGGTGTCGAAGACCCTGGCCGTCGAGTACGGCCGGGACGGGGTCCGCTCCAACGTCGTCTCCCCGGGGCCGACCCGCACCCGGCTGTGGGACGCTCCGGGCGGATTCGCCGACCAGCTCGCCGAGCAGTTCGGCCTGGACCGCGAGCAGGCGATCGAGCATTTCGTCGGCCAGGTACGGCGGCTGCCCACCGCGCGGCTCGGCACCCCCGAGGATGTCGCCCGCGTCATCGTCTTCCTGCTGTCACCGCTGATGGCGCAGGTCACCGGCGCCGAGTGGGCCGTCGACGGCGGAGCCCTCCGCCAGATCTGA
- a CDS encoding SDR family oxidoreductase produces MAVTDVLAGQRLVIVGAGSHTGRALARAASAAGADLVLAGPDPRKLEWTAGELAGPAQVTPVDLTDEGSIANLAAEVGNFQHLVSTAAMHANGPVTELDLQDIQRAFSAKVIGPLLLAKHLAPRVREEGSFTFFSGVAAWRPAPERTVMATTNGALSFLVQALAVELAPVRVNAISPGIVDTGSWDRMGSEKAAFLRGVAERNPARQVGTVDDLVQAVIYTLTSPYVTGTVLHVDGGGRLV; encoded by the coding sequence ATGGCTGTCACAGATGTTCTTGCCGGGCAGCGGCTGGTGATCGTCGGGGCAGGCTCCCATACCGGCCGCGCCCTCGCCCGGGCGGCTTCAGCCGCGGGTGCCGACCTGGTGCTGGCCGGGCCGGACCCGCGCAAGCTCGAATGGACCGCCGGTGAGCTGGCGGGCCCGGCACAGGTGACGCCGGTCGATCTGACGGACGAGGGCTCCATCGCGAATCTGGCCGCCGAGGTCGGCAATTTCCAGCATCTGGTGTCCACCGCGGCGATGCACGCCAACGGGCCGGTGACGGAGCTCGATCTCCAGGACATCCAGCGGGCGTTCTCCGCGAAGGTGATCGGCCCGCTGCTGCTGGCCAAGCATCTGGCCCCGCGGGTACGCGAGGAGGGCTCGTTCACCTTCTTCTCGGGGGTGGCCGCCTGGCGGCCCGCTCCGGAGCGGACGGTGATGGCCACCACCAACGGGGCGCTGTCGTTCCTGGTGCAGGCGCTGGCCGTGGAGCTGGCGCCGGTGCGGGTGAACGCGATCTCCCCCGGCATCGTCGACACCGGATCCTGGGACCGCATGGGGTCGGAGAAGGCGGCGTTCCTGCGCGGCGTGGCCGAGCGCAACCCCGCCCGCCAGGTCGGAACCGTCGACGACCTGGTGCAGGCGGTCATCTACACGCTGACCAGCCCGTACGTCACCGGCACCGTTCTGCACGTCGACGGCGGCGGCCGTCTCGTCTGA
- a CDS encoding LysR family transcriptional regulator: MATLRQLEYLITVVDAGSFTHAAELLHVTQPALSHQIRALEKSVGGTLLERLPRSVRPTPMGRAMLPYARAALADADRARTAARQAGGLEAAELHVATLYSITLGVLPAVLRAWRRQYPSNQVRLFEHRHADELAAAMAAGQADLAIGPPPAHWDGPIREIGIEEFVVVVAADDPLAATGQAHLDLVALADCAWVHYAPGNGLAEVLDQACAAAGFQPRAAIRTEQSAAAPLLAAAGLGPALVPANSVPAGFDGRLLRPRPAIRRPLAAYTRTRPDALTTAFTRTVTEHACVFPEHVQALLEADV, translated from the coding sequence ATGGCAACGCTGCGGCAGCTCGAGTACCTGATCACGGTGGTCGACGCCGGCTCCTTCACCCATGCGGCTGAGCTGCTCCACGTCACCCAGCCCGCGCTGTCGCACCAGATCCGCGCGCTCGAGAAGTCCGTCGGAGGGACGTTGCTCGAGCGCCTCCCTCGCTCGGTCCGGCCGACTCCGATGGGTCGGGCGATGTTGCCGTACGCCCGCGCCGCCCTCGCCGACGCCGACCGCGCCCGCACCGCCGCCCGCCAGGCCGGCGGCTTGGAGGCAGCCGAACTGCACGTCGCGACGCTCTATTCGATCACCCTTGGCGTCCTGCCCGCCGTGCTGCGCGCCTGGCGCCGGCAGTATCCGAGCAACCAGGTACGCCTGTTCGAGCACCGGCACGCCGACGAACTCGCCGCCGCGATGGCCGCCGGGCAGGCCGACCTGGCCATCGGGCCGCCGCCTGCGCACTGGGACGGACCGATCCGGGAGATCGGCATCGAGGAGTTCGTCGTCGTGGTCGCCGCCGACGATCCGCTCGCCGCCACCGGTCAGGCCCATCTCGACCTGGTGGCGCTGGCCGACTGCGCCTGGGTGCACTACGCACCCGGCAACGGCCTGGCGGAAGTTCTCGACCAGGCGTGCGCGGCGGCGGGATTCCAGCCGCGCGCCGCGATCCGTACCGAACAGAGCGCGGCCGCGCCCCTGCTCGCCGCGGCCGGTCTCGGGCCCGCCCTGGTCCCCGCCAACAGCGTTCCCGCCGGATTCGACGGTCGTCTCCTCCGCCCGCGGCCCGCCATCCGCCGGCCCCTGGCCGCCTACACCCGGACCCGCCCCGACGCCCTCACCACCGCCTTCACCCGGACCGTCACCGAGCACGCCTGCGTCTTCCCCGAGCACGTCCAGGCTCTCCTCGAAGCCGACGTATGA
- a CDS encoding MBL fold metallo-hydrolase gives MSSSRHDHALPPSRVQEVADGVYAYIQPDGSWWINNTGFLVGRRGVISVDSCSTERRTLAYREAIRSVTDRPVTTLINTHHHGDHTFGNYAFPEATIVGHERTREMILAEGIPEYRTLAWTPVDWGDLEACPPFLTYTDGVTVHSDELRCEVRHVGGPAHTTNDSIVWIPERSLLFAGDLVFNGGTPFVMMGSVQGSIAVLDRLRELNAETIVPGHGGVCGPEVIDRVQGYLRFVMATAELGRAAGLSPLQAAREADLGEYAGLLDPERIVGNLHRAYAELDGLPPGEPIDLGAALLEMVEFNGGRPLTCLA, from the coding sequence ATGAGCTCATCTCGGCATGACCACGCCCTGCCCCCCTCCCGCGTCCAGGAGGTCGCCGACGGCGTCTACGCCTACATCCAGCCCGATGGGAGCTGGTGGATCAACAACACCGGCTTCCTGGTGGGGCGGCGCGGAGTGATCAGCGTGGACTCCTGCTCCACCGAGCGGCGCACCCTGGCCTACCGCGAGGCCATCAGATCGGTCACCGACCGGCCGGTCACGACATTGATCAACACCCATCACCACGGTGACCACACCTTCGGCAACTACGCCTTCCCCGAGGCGACGATCGTCGGGCACGAGCGGACCCGGGAGATGATCCTGGCCGAGGGGATCCCGGAGTACCGCACCCTGGCCTGGACCCCGGTCGACTGGGGCGACCTGGAGGCCTGCCCGCCGTTCCTCACCTACACCGACGGGGTGACCGTCCACTCCGACGAGCTGCGCTGCGAGGTCCGCCACGTCGGCGGCCCGGCGCACACGACCAACGACTCGATCGTGTGGATCCCCGAGCGGTCGCTGCTGTTCGCCGGCGACCTGGTGTTCAACGGCGGCACGCCGTTCGTGATGATGGGCTCGGTCCAGGGGTCGATCGCGGTCCTCGACCGGCTCAGGGAGCTGAACGCCGAGACGATCGTGCCCGGCCACGGCGGGGTGTGCGGGCCCGAGGTCATCGACCGCGTGCAGGGATACCTGCGGTTCGTGATGGCCACCGCCGAGCTCGGCCGGGCGGCCGGCCTGTCGCCGCTGCAGGCGGCGCGCGAGGCCGACCTCGGCGAGTACGCCGGGCTGCTCGACCCCGAGCGCATCGTCGGCAACCTGCACCGGGCCTACGCCGAGCTGGACGGCCTGCCCCCGGGGGAGCCGATCGACCTCGGCGCCGCGCTGCTGGAGATGGTCGAGTTCAACGGGGGCAGGCCGCTGACCTGCCTGGCCTGA
- a CDS encoding S9 family peptidase, with protein sequence MRPEDLALLHVPGSVTLHEDLILVDVARPDLEADAYRGGLWRLPQDGPPVQFTFGDHDSAPRISPDGAWVAFLRASGGGRPQLHVMPTGGGEARPVTDLPLGAGAPVWAPDSRRIAFVARVPENGRYGTEEDVSAAAEAPRRITGFRYRHDGVGFTLDRRPALFVVNALADIPQPVQLTDGPYDVNSPSWTLDGEHVLVSADRDLDGESLHTDLYAVPAAGGTPVLVVRSAGSAGHPVALPGGEVLYLGSAFSGIHAVARNTGLYRAPLVIGGEPAAGVRLTEEESVDIEPMTPVAVEDGVLVTVRVRGAVELRLVPSGVQDGPLEKLPLVLGERAAVKAFTSYGGQVIAVVSTPESPGEVVTPDGTLTDFCGSLAGIRPLQEITAVSADGYPVHGWLALPEGEGPHPVLLNVHGGPFHQHGWGFLDETQVYAAAGYAVVLPNPRGSAGYGQAHGQSVIGAFGTVDADDVLALLDAALARPECDGERVGVMGGSYGGFMTSWLAAHHGARFRAAWSERAVNAWDSFTGSSDIGWFFAEAYCGPDPEVQRAMSPLHHADRINLPFAVVHSEEDWRCPVEQAQRMFVALRRNGVPAEFLLFPGEGHELSRSGRPRHRRQRFEAVLEWWARHLS encoded by the coding sequence ATGCGTCCAGAAGATCTCGCCCTGCTGCACGTCCCCGGCAGCGTCACCCTTCACGAGGATCTCATCCTCGTCGACGTGGCCCGCCCCGACCTGGAGGCCGACGCCTACCGCGGGGGCCTGTGGCGGCTCCCCCAGGACGGCCCGCCCGTCCAGTTCACCTTCGGCGACCACGACAGCGCCCCCCGGATCTCCCCCGACGGAGCCTGGGTGGCCTTCCTGCGCGCGAGCGGCGGCGGCAGGCCGCAGCTCCACGTGATGCCCACCGGCGGCGGCGAGGCGCGCCCGGTCACCGACCTGCCGCTCGGCGCGGGCGCGCCGGTCTGGGCCCCCGACTCCCGCCGGATCGCCTTCGTCGCCCGGGTCCCCGAGAACGGCCGCTACGGCACCGAGGAGGACGTCAGCGCCGCGGCCGAGGCGCCGCGCCGCATCACCGGGTTCCGCTACCGGCACGACGGCGTCGGCTTCACCCTGGACCGCCGGCCGGCCCTGTTCGTGGTCAACGCCCTGGCCGACATCCCGCAGCCGGTGCAGCTCACCGACGGGCCCTACGACGTCAACTCCCCGAGCTGGACCCTCGACGGCGAGCACGTGCTGGTCTCGGCCGACCGCGACCTGGACGGCGAGTCCCTGCACACCGACCTGTACGCGGTGCCGGCCGCCGGCGGGACGCCGGTCCTGGTGGTGCGCAGCGCCGGATCGGCCGGCCACCCCGTGGCGCTGCCCGGCGGGGAGGTGCTCTACCTCGGCAGCGCCTTCTCCGGCATCCACGCGGTGGCCCGCAACACCGGCCTCTACCGCGCCCCCCTGGTGATCGGCGGCGAGCCGGCGGCCGGGGTGCGGCTGACCGAGGAGGAGTCGGTCGACATCGAGCCGATGACCCCCGTCGCGGTCGAGGACGGCGTCCTGGTCACGGTGCGGGTGCGCGGCGCGGTCGAACTCCGGCTGGTCCCCTCCGGCGTCCAGGACGGCCCGCTGGAGAAGCTCCCCCTCGTCCTGGGCGAGCGGGCGGCCGTCAAGGCGTTCACCTCCTACGGCGGGCAGGTCATCGCGGTGGTGTCCACCCCGGAGAGCCCCGGCGAGGTGGTCACCCCGGACGGGACGCTCACGGACTTCTGCGGGTCGCTGGCCGGGATCCGCCCGCTCCAGGAGATCACCGCCGTCTCCGCCGACGGCTACCCGGTCCACGGCTGGCTGGCCCTGCCGGAGGGCGAGGGGCCGCACCCGGTCCTGCTGAACGTGCACGGCGGCCCGTTCCACCAGCACGGCTGGGGCTTCCTGGACGAGACCCAGGTCTACGCCGCCGCCGGATACGCGGTGGTCCTGCCCAACCCGCGCGGCTCGGCGGGGTACGGCCAGGCCCACGGCCAGTCGGTGATCGGCGCCTTCGGCACCGTGGACGCCGACGACGTGCTGGCCCTGCTGGACGCGGCGCTGGCCCGGCCCGAGTGCGACGGCGAGCGGGTCGGCGTGATGGGCGGCTCCTACGGCGGGTTCATGACGAGCTGGCTGGCCGCCCACCACGGAGCGCGGTTCAGGGCGGCCTGGAGCGAGCGGGCGGTCAACGCCTGGGACTCCTTCACCGGCTCCTCCGACATCGGCTGGTTCTTCGCCGAGGCGTACTGCGGCCCCGACCCCGAGGTCCAGCGCGCGATGAGCCCGCTCCACCACGCCGACCGGATCAACCTGCCGTTCGCGGTGGTCCACTCCGAGGAGGACTGGCGCTGCCCGGTCGAGCAGGCCCAGCGCATGTTCGTCGCGCTGCGCCGCAACGGCGTGCCGGCCGAGTTCCTGCTGTTCCCCGGCGAGGGCCACGAGCTCAGCCGGAGCGGCCGTCCCCGGCACCGCCGCCAGCGTTTCGAGGCCGTCCTCGAATGGTGGGCGCGCCACCTGTCCTGA
- a CDS encoding SDR family NAD(P)-dependent oxidoreductase, whose translation MLVVGAGTRPSSDPEAPVGNGRAIAVEAARQGAAVVCADVDEDAAAETAGWIGREGGRAEVVAVDLADGDACEALAGRAGAVDGVVLNAAIGSGLALAGTAAADWDRVFAVNLRGHFLVCRGALPLLGPGSSIVFIGSVAGLRPGSLIPAYDASKAGLVGLARHVALEGAGRGVRANLVAPGLIDTPLGRDAAKLWEHRGQVMIPMGRQGTAWEVAKVTAFLLSDEASYVTGQVLAVDGGLTLL comes from the coding sequence GTGCTCGTCGTAGGGGCGGGCACCCGGCCGTCCTCCGACCCGGAGGCGCCGGTCGGGAACGGGCGGGCGATCGCGGTCGAGGCCGCCCGGCAGGGCGCCGCGGTGGTCTGCGCGGACGTGGACGAGGACGCGGCCGCCGAGACGGCCGGGTGGATCGGCCGCGAGGGCGGGCGGGCCGAGGTGGTCGCCGTGGACCTCGCCGACGGGGACGCCTGCGAGGCGCTGGCCGGCCGGGCGGGCGCGGTGGACGGCGTCGTGCTCAACGCCGCGATCGGCTCCGGGCTGGCCCTGGCGGGGACCGCCGCCGCCGACTGGGACCGGGTGTTCGCGGTCAACCTGCGCGGCCACTTCCTGGTCTGCAGGGGCGCGCTGCCGCTGCTCGGCCCCGGCTCCTCGATCGTGTTCATCGGCTCGGTGGCCGGGCTGCGGCCGGGCAGCCTGATCCCCGCCTACGACGCCTCCAAGGCAGGGCTGGTGGGCCTGGCCAGGCACGTCGCGCTGGAGGGCGCCGGCCGCGGGGTCCGGGCGAACCTGGTCGCCCCCGGCCTGATCGACACCCCGCTCGGCCGGGACGCGGCCAAGCTCTGGGAGCACCGCGGCCAGGTGATGATCCCGATGGGCCGCCAGGGCACCGCCTGGGAGGTGGCGAAGGTGACGGCCTTCCTGCTGTCGGACGAGGCGAGCTATGTCACCGGCCAGGTCCTCGCCGTGGACGGCGGGCTCACCCTCCTGTAG
- a CDS encoding carboxymuconolactone decarboxylase family protein — MNPRVEPLPPEQWDGFLTRVVEGTGPYNVFTTLARHPALFQAWIGFGAALLYGTLPARDRELAVLRTAHLRGSAYEWAHHVRLAREAGLSEAEIEAVRGHGHEWGADDRLVLDVAEEMHRSGDLTDRTWQALCARYDEPGRIELVMLVAHYDMLAVVLNTLRVPLEEPPRDAAATSAGHAPPRVPPAAGG, encoded by the coding sequence GTGAATCCCCGAGTCGAGCCCCTGCCCCCCGAGCAGTGGGACGGGTTCCTCACCCGCGTGGTCGAGGGCACCGGTCCCTACAACGTCTTCACCACACTGGCCCGTCACCCCGCGCTGTTCCAGGCGTGGATCGGGTTCGGCGCGGCGCTGCTGTACGGCACGCTGCCCGCCCGCGACCGGGAGCTGGCCGTCCTGCGCACCGCGCACCTGCGCGGGAGCGCCTACGAGTGGGCCCACCACGTACGGCTGGCCAGGGAGGCGGGGCTCTCCGAGGCCGAGATAGAGGCCGTCCGAGGCCACGGGCACGAGTGGGGAGCCGATGACCGGCTGGTGCTGGACGTGGCCGAGGAGATGCACCGGTCCGGAGACCTCACCGACCGGACGTGGCAGGCCCTGTGCGCCCGCTACGACGAGCCCGGCCGGATCGAACTGGTCATGCTCGTCGCCCACTACGACATGCTCGCCGTGGTCCTGAACACCCTGCGGGTCCCCCTGGAGGAGCCCCCGCGGGACGCCGCCGCGACGTCCGCCGGCCACGCGCCCCCACGGGTCCCCCCGGCCGCCGGGGGGTGA
- a CDS encoding zinc-binding dehydrogenase — MRAVVFDAFGADLRVREVPAPGPPPGGAVVRVEATGLCRSDWHGWQGHDPDIRVLPHVPGHELAGVVEAVGAGVGAWRPGDRVTVPFVCACGRCAACAAGDQQVCERQTQPGFTHWGSFAEYVAIENADVNLVGLPEEMAFTTAASLGCRFATAFRAVVTVGRVRPGEWVAVHGCGGVGLSAVMIAAAAGARVVAVDVSPQALELARRFGATACVTAASPGAPAVPPDAPAGRAGGAAPAPPARDAEEAGAGADVAARVRDLTGGGAHVSVDALGSPRTCVSSIESLRRRGRHVQVGLLPGLTSLPMNRVIGHELELLGSHGMAAHAYPAMLEMVAGGLLRPDLLVTRTIGLDEAGPALAALGSAPGVTMIVPSR; from the coding sequence GTGCGAGCGGTGGTCTTCGACGCCTTCGGAGCCGATCTGCGGGTCCGGGAGGTGCCCGCCCCCGGGCCGCCGCCCGGCGGGGCGGTGGTCCGGGTGGAGGCGACCGGGCTGTGCCGGAGCGACTGGCACGGCTGGCAGGGCCACGATCCGGACATCCGGGTCCTGCCGCACGTGCCCGGGCACGAGCTGGCCGGGGTCGTGGAGGCCGTGGGGGCGGGGGTCGGCGCCTGGCGGCCCGGCGACCGGGTGACGGTCCCGTTCGTCTGCGCCTGCGGGCGCTGCGCGGCGTGCGCGGCCGGCGACCAGCAGGTCTGCGAGCGCCAGACCCAGCCGGGGTTCACCCACTGGGGCTCCTTCGCCGAATACGTGGCGATCGAGAACGCCGACGTGAACCTGGTGGGGCTGCCGGAGGAGATGGCCTTCACCACCGCCGCGAGCCTGGGCTGCCGCTTCGCCACCGCCTTCCGCGCCGTGGTGACGGTCGGCCGCGTACGGCCCGGCGAGTGGGTGGCGGTGCACGGCTGCGGCGGCGTCGGCCTGTCCGCCGTGATGATCGCCGCCGCCGCGGGCGCCCGGGTGGTCGCCGTGGACGTCTCCCCCCAGGCCCTGGAGCTGGCCCGGCGGTTCGGCGCCACGGCCTGCGTCACCGCGGCCTCGCCCGGCGCCCCCGCCGTCCCGCCGGACGCCCCGGCCGGACGGGCCGGCGGCGCCGCGCCCGCTCCGCCCGCCCGGGACGCCGAGGAGGCCGGCGCCGGGGCCGACGTCGCCGCGCGCGTCCGGGACCTGACCGGCGGCGGGGCCCACGTCTCGGTCGACGCGCTCGGCAGCCCGCGGACGTGCGTGTCGTCGATCGAGAGCCTGCGCCGCCGGGGCCGCCACGTCCAGGTCGGCCTGCTCCCCGGCCTCACCTCGCTCCCGATGAACCGGGTGATCGGCCACGAGCTCGAACTCCTCGGCAGCCACGGCATGGCCGCCCACGCCTACCCGGCGATGCTGGAGATGGTCGCCGGCGGGCTGCTCCGCCCCGACCTGCTGGTCACCCGCACCATCGGCCTCGACGAGGCGGGTCCCGCGCTCGCCGCGCTCGGCTCCGCCCCCGGTGTCACGATGATCGTGCCGTCGAGGTGA
- a CDS encoding glutamate--cysteine ligase, producing MGQQLDKDRFSEADFARFGERLAEQLGAFRELLARPGFGAGPATVGAELEMFLITPEGRPLPRNHEVRAAADDGRIVPELGRFNLEVNLTPLPIAGRPFSALVRELRETMALVDAAAATQGGRALAIGILPSLSEFDFTHEALSDEGRYRALARGMRRLRTEPFRVRIEGVEELELEVEGVILESANTSWQVHLRTAPAEFARVYNAAQLATGPVLAVSGNSPGFLGRRLWEETRIALFEESADDRDVERPERRDRRVALGSGWVRSAEEMFETCVRDYEPVLPMTSPPGPRAEGEAPELAELRLHQGTVWQWNRPIYDPADGGHLRVEMRALPAGPTPADMAANAAFLLGLTSAMSAGPVEEFPFAAAYRNFYRAAIHGLDAPMAWPGLGEEIPAARLALELLPVARAGLERMGVDPAEADWTLDIIRERVRLRRTGAIWQREVLGGLGGDPAARARMVTRYRELSLTGEPVHTWPI from the coding sequence ATGGGTCAGCAACTCGACAAGGACCGATTCTCCGAGGCGGACTTCGCCCGCTTCGGGGAACGGCTGGCGGAGCAGCTCGGCGCGTTCCGCGAGCTGCTGGCCAGACCGGGCTTCGGTGCCGGGCCCGCGACTGTCGGGGCCGAGCTGGAGATGTTCCTCATCACCCCTGAGGGCCGGCCGCTGCCGCGCAATCACGAGGTGCGCGCCGCCGCCGACGACGGCCGGATCGTGCCGGAGCTCGGCCGGTTCAACCTGGAGGTCAACCTGACCCCGCTGCCGATCGCCGGGCGGCCCTTCAGCGCCCTGGTCCGGGAGCTGCGCGAGACGATGGCCCTGGTGGACGCGGCGGCGGCGACGCAGGGCGGCCGGGCCCTGGCGATCGGCATCCTGCCCTCGCTGAGCGAGTTCGACTTCACCCACGAGGCGCTCAGCGACGAGGGCCGCTACCGGGCGCTGGCCCGGGGCATGCGGCGGCTGCGCACCGAACCGTTCCGGGTCCGGATCGAAGGGGTCGAGGAGCTGGAGCTGGAGGTCGAGGGGGTGATCCTGGAGAGCGCCAACACCTCCTGGCAGGTCCACCTCCGCACGGCCCCCGCCGAGTTCGCCCGCGTCTACAACGCCGCCCAGCTCGCCACCGGCCCGGTCCTCGCGGTCAGCGGCAACTCGCCGGGCTTCCTGGGCCGGCGGCTGTGGGAGGAGACCAGGATCGCGCTGTTCGAGGAGTCGGCCGACGACCGCGACGTGGAACGGCCCGAACGCAGGGACCGGCGGGTGGCCCTCGGCTCCGGATGGGTGCGCAGCGCCGAGGAGATGTTCGAGACGTGTGTCCGCGACTACGAGCCGGTGCTGCCGATGACCTCCCCGCCGGGCCCGCGGGCGGAGGGGGAGGCGCCGGAGCTGGCCGAGCTCCGGCTGCACCAGGGCACGGTCTGGCAGTGGAACCGGCCGATCTACGACCCGGCGGACGGCGGCCACCTGCGGGTGGAGATGCGCGCCCTGCCGGCCGGGCCGACCCCCGCCGACATGGCGGCCAACGCCGCCTTCCTGCTGGGGCTCACCTCGGCCATGTCGGCCGGACCGGTGGAGGAGTTCCCCTTCGCCGCGGCCTACCGCAACTTCTACCGGGCCGCGATCCACGGCCTGGACGCGCCGATGGCCTGGCCGGGGCTGGGAGAGGAGATCCCGGCCGCGCGGCTGGCCCTGGAGCTGCTGCCCGTCGCCAGGGCCGGGCTCGAACGGATGGGCGTCGACCCGGCCGAGGCGGACTGGACGCTGGACATCATCCGGGAGCGGGTCAGGCTCCGCCGTACCGGCGCGATCTGGCAGCGCGAGGTCCTGGGCGGCCTCGGCGGCGACCCGGCGGCCCGGGCCCGCATGGTGACCCGCTACCGGGAGCTGTCGCTCACCGGGGAGCCGGTGCACACCTGGCCCATATGA
- the pcp gene encoding pyroglutamyl-peptidase I — MTVLLTGFEPFDGAAVNPSWEAVALVPGVRAVQLPCVFGQALEHLRAAVLEHDPTVVVCVGQAGGRPDVTVERVAVNLDDARIPDNAGRQPIDEPVVRGGPAAYFATLPVKACVAAARAAGVPASVSQSAGTFVCNHVFYGLMHLIATERPKVRGGFVHVPYAPGQVLGQAGPSMPVAVVAEALTAIVTAAVSVGDDLRLVGGSLH; from the coding sequence ATGACGGTCCTGCTCACCGGCTTCGAGCCGTTCGACGGCGCCGCGGTCAACCCCTCGTGGGAGGCCGTCGCGCTGGTGCCCGGGGTGCGGGCCGTACAGCTGCCGTGCGTGTTCGGCCAGGCGCTGGAGCACCTGCGCGCGGCGGTGCTGGAGCACGACCCCACGGTGGTCGTCTGCGTGGGGCAGGCCGGGGGGCGGCCCGACGTCACCGTCGAGCGGGTGGCCGTCAACCTCGACGACGCCCGCATCCCGGACAACGCCGGGCGGCAGCCGATCGACGAGCCGGTGGTGCGCGGCGGCCCCGCCGCCTACTTCGCCACGCTGCCGGTGAAGGCCTGTGTGGCGGCGGCCCGGGCGGCCGGGGTCCCGGCGAGCGTGTCGCAGAGCGCCGGGACGTTCGTGTGCAACCACGTCTTCTACGGCCTCATGCACCTGATCGCCACCGAGCGGCCCAAGGTCCGCGGCGGCTTCGTGCACGTGCCGTACGCCCCGGGGCAGGTGCTCGGCCAGGCCGGGCCGTCCATGCCGGTGGCCGTGGTCGCCGAGGCGCTGACGGCGATCGTGACCGCCGCCGTCTCGGTGGGCGACGATCTCCGCCTGGTCGGCGGGTCGCTGCACTGA